CGATGAAGATGATCGAGGGCGGAATGATGATGCCGACGGTGCCGCCCGCCGCAGCGGTCGCGGCGGAAAAGCGTTCGTCGTAGTTGCCCTTGACCATCTCGGGATGCAGCATCGAACCGATCGTCGCCGTGGTGGCCGAGTTCGACCCCGAGATCGCCGCGAACAGCCCGCAGGCCCCGAGGCTGGCCATCGCCAGGCCGCCGCGCAGCCAGCCCAGGCAGGCATAGGCGAAATCCGACAGTCGCCGCGCGATCCCGGACTTGTTGATCAGGTCCCCGGTCAGGATGAACAGCGGCATCGCCAGCAGGGCAAAGCCCTTGTTGAAGACGTTGAGCAGTTCGGCGCCCATGTTGTCGAGCGTCAGCCCCAACACGAAGGAACAACCGATCACCCAATAGGCAATGACCAGGAACACCGGCACGCCCAGCATGAACAAAAAGGTGACGCCGACCGAGATCAGCGTGATGAGCGTTCCATCGGCCATCAGTTGTCACCCCCGATGACCGCCTGCCGGATCAGCGGCTGACCGCTGCGGTAATTGCGGATATCGTCCTGAAAATTCTCGATGGCGCGCGCCGACATCAGGATGCCGGCAAGCGGCACGGTCAGCAGGAACCACCATTGCATCGTGTTGTCCGTGCCCAGAACGATCTGGAAATTCGACGCCGACAGCGCGGTCAGACGGCTGGTGGTGACCAGCAGGATCAACGCGAACCCCATCCACAGCACGAAATCCAGCGCCAGACAGGCCATTTGCGCCGGCCTGGGCATCGACGTGCGGAACTCCGAAAACGACAGATGGGTTCGGACCCGGATGTTATAAGCCGCGCCGAACCACGCCATGATCATGAACAGCAAAGGCGGCACGGTGGTGGACCACGAGCTCATGTCCTGAAAGATGAAGCGGTTGATCACGCCCCGGAAGATGATGAAGGCCATGGCCAGATACATCGTCACCATCACCGTGCGCTCGAAATAGCGTTCGAACAGCGGGACATGGCGGTACAGCGCCGCCACCAGGTAGCCACCGATCAGCAGCACGACGATCCCCAGCACCCAGGCGGCGTCGCTGCGCAGGGCGTTGCGGATGGTAAAGCTTTCCATGGACAAAAGCGCCGAAACGATCGCGCCGACCTCGGACATCACGGACATGTCCCTCTCCTCCCAGTCTCCGACCTGTGTATCCACCGCTGTTGACCGCGGCTTTGGCGGATACAAAACGACCGGCCCCCGTCGGGGGGACCGGTCTTGACCTTAGCGGGCAAAAATCAGCCTTTCCACCACCGGCGCGGCTCGACGTTCTCGGCCAGGGTGATGTCGTGCTCGCGCACGGTGTTGTAGATTTCCTGGTAGGTGTCGATCCCGCCGGCCCAGTTGTTGATCCGCTCGCGCCATTCTTCCCACAGCTGCGGCTGGAATTCGGGCGAACACATTTCCTCGGCCTTCTTGATCTCGGCGTCCGACAGGCGCGCCAGGCGCACGTTGTTCTGGGCAAAGATCGTGTCGGGCAGTTGCGGGTCCGAGAAGCCGACGGTGTTGACCAGCGCGGCCTCGTTGGCGGCCTGCACGTAGGCCTGCGCGAAATAGGCCGATTCCATGACCGCATCCTGCAGGTCGCCGCCCAGGCCGTCGAAAACGCTGGCCGACATTGCGGTGTGTTCCGTGCCGCAGAAGAAGCG
This Thalassococcus arenae DNA region includes the following protein-coding sequences:
- a CDS encoding TRAP transporter small permease, which translates into the protein MSVMSEVGAIVSALLSMESFTIRNALRSDAAWVLGIVVLLIGGYLVAALYRHVPLFERYFERTVMVTMYLAMAFIIFRGVINRFIFQDMSSWSTTVPPLLFMIMAWFGAAYNIRVRTHLSFSEFRTSMPRPAQMACLALDFVLWMGFALILLVTTSRLTALSASNFQIVLGTDNTMQWWFLLTVPLAGILMSARAIENFQDDIRNYRSGQPLIRQAVIGGDN